AGTTTTTACTATCAAGATCTGAAGGTTGCAACCAATAATTTCTGTGAGGAAAGCAAACTTGGAGAAGGGGGTTTTGGAGATGTATTTAAGGTATTGCAATCTTCAACTGTTGAATCATCTGTATAGATTTTCATACAAGATGCAACTATAAATAGAACAAGAACATCTGATCATCAGTATTGATTTGTTTGACTGTACTAAATGCCAAAATAAATCCATTTGTGACAGGGTTtgctgaaaaatgaaaaaactgTAGCTGTAAAACGGTTGACAGTGATGGAAACTAGCAGGGCCAAAGCAGATTTTGAAAGTGAAGTGAAGTTGATTAGCAATGTTCATCATCGGAATCTTGTCAGGCTTCTTGGTTGCTCTAGCAAGGGCTCGGAATGCCTGCTTGTTTATGAATACATGGCAAATGGAAGCCTCGACAAGTTCCTCTTCGGTATGCTTCTCAGTTCTTTCTTCTTTATGTTGTTTAAATTTTCTGTGCATTTGTTGGATATATGGATGATATTTTTGGTGCACTTGATATTTCCATTTGACTTCACACTTCTATTACTAGACACTCCTATTGTTATATGTAGTTTAAGAGGGGAATTGCTTTGCTAAAGATCAAGTTCAGACTGCAGTTAATTAGCTTAAGATGATAGTGCTGACCTACGTTCTCTTTTGACAATGGCCTTGTTTTATCTTAACAGGTGATAAACGTGGTACGCTTAATTGGAAGCAACGATTTAACATCATCGTTGGCATGGCTCGTGGCCTTGGATATCTTCATCAAGAATTTCATGTCTGCATCATACATCGTGACATTAAATCTAGCAATGTTCTTCTTGATGATGAGTTTCAGCCAAAGATTGCTGATTTCGGTTTAGCAAGGCTCCTACCTGATGATCATAGTCATCTCAGCACTAAATTTGCAGGAACATTGTAAGTTCGAAGATGAAAATATTGCTTTAGGGACATAtatcgtgtttctaattatattcaCTTAAGCAGGGGTTACACAGCTCCTGAATATGCCATCCATGGGCAACTCTCTGAGAAGGTTGACACATACAGCTTTGGTGTTGTCGTTTTGGAAATAATAAGTGGCAGGAAGCTCAATGATGCAAGGCTGGATCCTGATAGCCAGTACCTACTTGAATGGGTATCCGTTCTTCTAAAAACTTTCTTTCTCTTGTATGCATACCACAGTTTGCTTGCATATTTTCTCATACAACCTTACCTGTCTTTTACTTGTGCTTATGGTTATATTCCTACGCATTGCTAACTTGGTGACATGAATGCATTTGCTATTCTTTTACTATAATAAGTATCAGTTTTGATAAAGTTATTCCCAAGCAAAATTGGTCCATGTTAAGATCAGGACTAAACAATTTGAATTGTTCATTTTCAGTTTGAAGAAAATGCCTCTTGTAGTGACTGTATTGAGATTTTGTTATGTGCCTACCCATACTGCATTTTCCTACATGGCGGCTTGATTTTGATCATGCCTGCTTGTTGTACAGGCCTGGAAGCTTTATGAAAACAACAACTTGATTGAATTGGTGGATAAATCATTAGACCCAAAAGAATATAATCCTGAAGAGGTGAAAATAATAATACAGATAGCCCTTCTCTGCACTCAATCAGCTGTTGCTTCACGTCCAACGATGTCAGAGGTAGTTGTGTTGTTGCTGACCAAAAATTCTTCAGAGTTCCAGCCCACTAGGCCTACTTTTATTGATGCAATAAGTAGAGTACGAGGTGAAACATCCTCCTCCAGTTCATCTTCTGCATCCAAGGCCACTATTTCGATAACACAGTATTCAgccaggtaaaaaaaaagttgtatatgatgtgcttctctttttttttgtaacttctATATTTGTATCTGTATCTTTGTTTTATGCAGCAACAAGTGGATGTTTACTTGTGAGCATAAACAAAAACAGTGTAAATCATCtgaaatctctctctctctctctctctctctctctctcttgtccATGTAACTATGAGTCCCATAGCATTTGTCCTTGTAACTGTTCTCAGACAAATCACTGCACTCCTTGTATGCTCGGATCATATTTGagtgaaaatttgaaaacttgccTTGATATTTATGTCATCCTAGTTCGTATTCACCTGATTCTAAACAGGAAACATATTCAACTATAGGTTTTGATGATTGAAAATTACATGTTCAAGAATTGAGGCCGCCGCTGAACATAAACCATTCCTCTATCGCATACTGTTATACTGTTATGTATTTCTGTggattaattcattttttcttcCCTTGCCTTTGTGTGTGCCACATAAACTGGCTTTACTAGACAACAAACAGACAGTAATGAGATGGCAGCATCCAAGTTGATGCACACCAGTATAATTGTTATCATATTATTGGTTGATGGAGACAATTCATCAACTGTAATTGTTCCCACATTGTTTCTTGATGTAGACAGATCACCTGCCATCATACTAAACCCCTTTCTGTTTTATCA
The sequence above is drawn from the Oryza glaberrima chromosome 10, OglaRS2, whole genome shotgun sequence genome and encodes:
- the LOC127786067 gene encoding cysteine-rich receptor-like protein kinase 2, with translation MRRMGRLLPAPAMVVVVVVLLVVVVASPWVPVAAADPQATLLNLGCSQYNATPTAAFLAALNSTFGELRANLSSGGGGEGGGFATAAEPRAAAPAFAMAQCRPYVTRGDCVACFDAAATRLRAACGAANGGRAILDGCVVRYESAAFFDQATLPGNTQVCNGSAVAGGGFADAARGLVGDLVAAVPRAPGLAAAAAGAGVYAAAQCVVTVGEGGCAQCLEVAARNIDGCPPNSDGRAVDAGCFMRYSDKPFFPANATVDLAPYLRSGKSDRKGAIIGGILGGVAFLFLLGLLAFLWTWRSRKLLKPRRGDILGATELQGPTSFYYQDLKVATNNFCEESKLGEGGFGDVFKGLLKNEKTVAVKRLTVMETSRAKADFESEVKLISNVHHRNLVRLLGCSSKGSECLLVYEYMANGSLDKFLFGDKRGTLNWKQRFNIIVGMARGLGYLHQEFHVCIIHRDIKSSNVLLDDEFQPKIADFGLARLLPDDHSHLSTKFAGTLGYTAPEYAIHGQLSEKVDTYSFGVVVLEIISGRKLNDARLDPDSQYLLEWAWKLYENNNLIELVDKSLDPKEYNPEEVKIIIQIALLCTQSAVASRPTMSEVVVLLLTKNSSEFQPTRPTFIDAISRVRGETSSSSSSSASKATISITQYSAR